A segment of the Arcobacter sp. CECT 8983 genome:
AAATCGTAGAAATTGGGCCTGGCTTAGGTGATTTGACAGAAAAATTAGTCAAGTACAAAGATACGTTAGCGTATGAAGTAGATACCGATTTAATTGGTATTTTAAAGACTAAGTTTGCAATTGACATCCACGAGAAGCGTTTTGAACTGATCCACACTGATGTTTTAAAAGCTTGGAATGAAAAAAGTACACTTTATGAAGGAAGCTATGATTTAATAGCTAACTTACCGTACTATATTGCAACAAATATTATTTTAAGGGCAATTGAAGACGAGAATTGCGAGAATATTATTGTAATGATACAAAAAGAAGTAGCTCTGAAGTTTGCAGCATCAGAAGGTGAAAAAGAGTTTTCTGGACTTGGTGTTATTACAAAATTGGCTTCAAAAGAGGCAAGGATACTATTTGATGTACCTCCTGAATCTTTTGAACCAGCTCCAAAAGTTATGTCTTCAATTTTATTTATCAAAAAAGATTTAGATGTAAAACTAGATAAAAGTTTTTTGAAGTTTTTAAAGGTTTGCTTCTCGCAACCTCGAAAAAAACTTATTAAAAACCTTTCTTCTGTTTATGATAAAAAACTTTTATCTGATGTTTACAGTGACCTTGAATTAATAGAGACTTTAAGACCTCATGAGCTTAACGCATCTTTGTATAGCCAAATGTATACAAAGGTTAAGAATGGAAAACAACGAAGTTAAAGTACAAGTACAAGAACAAAACGAAAATAAGCCTAAACAGCAACAACAAGAAAAAAAACAAACTACAAATAAACCAAATAATCAAAATCAAAAAACTGATAAGAGTGATAAAAAAGTTTATAACAAAAAGAGAAGACCTACTAATAATAGAGCAAAAACTAATGCGAGTAAGTCTACAAAAACATGGAATGCTGATTTAAGAAAAGCATATATAATCAATGAAAAATCTCATAAAAATAGATTAAACCCTCACAATAAACTAAATCTTTCAACTAATGCAAAAGTTAGAATTACTCCATTAGGTGGATTAGGTGAGATTGGTGGAAATATGATGGTAATTGAAACTGAAAACAATGCAGTTATTGTTGATGTTGGAATGAGTTTCCCTGATGAAAATATGCATGGTGTTGATATTTTAATTCCTGATTTTACATATATTAGAGAAATCAAAGATAAAATTGAAGCAGTTATAATTACTCATGGGCATGAAGATCATATTGGTGCTATGCCTTATTTATATAAAGAGATGCAGTTTCCTATTTATGGAACCTCTTTACCTCTAGAAATGATTGGTTCAAAATTTGATGAACACAAAATGAAAGAGTATAGAAAACTATTTAGACCAGTTGAAAAAAGAGTTCCAATTAAAATTGGTGATTTTGAAATTGAGTGGATTCACATCACTCACTCTATTATTGATTCATCTTCATTAGCAATTACAACTGAAGCTGGAACAATTATTCATACAGGTGATTTTAAAATTGACCACACTCCAATAGATGGTTTCCCAACAGATTTACATAGATTTGCACATTATGGTGAAAAGGGTGTTTTACTTTTAATGTCTGACTCTACTAACTCTCACTCTCCAGGTTTTACTAAAACTGAAAAAACTGTAGGACCAACTTTTGATAGACTATTTTCTACTTCAAAAGGAAGAGTTATTATGTCAACATTCTCTTCAAATATCCATAGAGTTGCACAAGCAATTGAGCATGGAATTAAGTATGGAAGAAAAATCTGTGTTATTGGAAGATCTATGGAAAAGAACTTAGATATTGCAATGAGTTTAGGATATATAAAATTTCCAAAAGATCAATTTATCGATGCCCATGAAGTAAATAAATATGAAGATAAAGAAGTTTTAATTGTGACTACTGGAAGTCAAGGTGAGTCTATGTCAGCTCTTTATAGAATGTCAATTCATGAGCATAGACATGTAAAGATTAAACCAGGTGATCAAATCATTTTATCAGCTAAAGCTATTCCTGGAAATGAGGCTAGTGTATCTGGTATTATCAATCATTTATTAAAAGCTGGTGCACAAGTTGCATATCAAGACTTTAGTGAAATTCATGTATCAGGACATGCTGCACAAGAAGAACAAAAATTAATGATTAGACTTGTTAAACCTAAATTCTTTATGCCAATTCACGGTGAATATAACCATGCCTTAAAGCATGCAAAGACAGGTATTGATTGTGGAGTACTAGAAAGAAATACTTATATAATGAGTGATGGAGAACAAGTAGAAGTAACACCTAAATATCTTAAAAAAGCAAGATCAGTTAAGACTGGAAAAGTATATATTGATAATCAAATGAATCATAAAATTGCAGATGACATTGTAATTGATAGACAAACTATGGCAAACGAAGGTGTTGTTATGATTGTTGGTCAAGTTAATGCAAATGATAGAAAAATGGAAACTAAACCAAAAGTTACTTCATTTGGACTTGTTCCAAACAAACAAGATAGAAACTTTGCCAAAGAGATTGAAGATATTTTAGAGACTTTCTTACAAAATGCAAGAGAGGGAGTATTTAAAAATAATAGATACTTAGAAGATGAATTAAGAAAAGTTGTTAGAAAACACTGTTTCAGAAAATATAAAAAATACCCAATGATTGTACCAACACTATTTGTACAATAAGGAAATAAAAATGGATTTCAATAAAATTGCAAGTGATGTATTAGAGATTGAAGCTAATGAATTATTATTAGCAGCTAAAAATATCAAAGATTTTGATATAGAAAAAGCAGTTGATTTAGTAGTTTCTTGCAAGGGAAAACTTATTGTAACAGGAGTAGGGAAGTCTGGTTTAGTTGGAGCTAAGATAGCTGCAACATTAGCTAGTACTGGAACATCATCTTTTTTCCTTCATCCAACAGAAGCTATGCATGGTGACTTAGGAATGATTGGAAAAAATGATATTGTATTAGCAATATCTTATAGTGGTGAAAGCGAGGAGTTAATACAACTTCTTCCCCACCTTAAAAGATTTGATATTCCATTGATTGCAATGGCTAAAACTAAAGAATCAACTCTTGGTAAATACTCTGATTTCTTTATTAATATCTCTGTATCAAAAGAGGCTTGTCCTTTAGATACAGCTCCTACTTCATCTACAACATTAACTATGGCTATGGGAGATGCATTGGCTGTTTGTTTAATGAAAAAGAGAGATTTCAAAAAAGAAGATTTTGCTTCGTTTCATCCAGGTGGTAGCTTAGGGAAGAAGTTATTTATTAAAGTAGATGACTTATTAAGACGGGATAATTTACCTGTTGTTTCACGTGAAACAAAGTTAAAAGATGCAATCGTAACTATGAGTGAAGGAAGACTAGGAAGTATACTTATTGTTGATGAAAACAGTAGATTAAGTTCAGTTCTTAGTGATGGAGATTTAAGAAGAGCATTAATGTCAAATGATTTCTCTTTAGATTGTAAAATAGAAGATATATCTACTAAAAATCCAAAAACAGTAAAAGATAAAAATATCTTAGCAAGTGATGCACTAAGAATCATAGAAGAGTATAAAATTCAAGTGTTAATAGTTACGGATGAAGAGGGTAAAGTTGAAGGAATTTTACATATTCATGATCTAATTGAAGCAGGAATCAAATAATGAAAAAACAAGAAGAAGAGACAACAGAATTAACAAGACTTAATAAGTTTATTTCTCACAATAGTAGTTACTCAAGAAGAGAAGCAGATAAAATAATAGAAGAAGGAAGAGTTACAATAAATGGAAAACCTGTAACGAATCTTTCAACTAAAGTATCTCCTAATGATGAAGTTAAAATTGGGAAAAAACTTATAAAAGAAGATAAAAATAGAATGTACACAGTAATAATGTATAATAAACCAAAAGGGGAGTTAGTAACTAAAAATGACCCACAAGGTAGAAAGACTGTTTTTGATTCTTTAGATAAAAAATATAAACACTTTATGCCAATTGGAAGATTAGATTATGCTAGTGAAGGTTTAATTCTTTTAACTGATTCTGTTGATGTTGCGAATAAATTAATGCATTCTAAATTAGAAAGAATCTACAAAATAAAAGTAGATGGTGAAATTCATCCAAAAGTAGAAGAGGCAATGTTACATGGTCTAGAACTTGAAGATGCTAGCACTGGAGCTCATGAAAAATCAAAGATTAAATCTATGAATTTTGAACCTTTCGTTGCTTATCAGATTTTGACTAATAACAAAAATTTTTCTAAACTAAAAGTTGCAATTACTGAAGGTAAGAATAGAGAATTAAGAAGATTTTTTGGACACTTTGGTTTAAATGTAATGGACTTAAAAAGATTTGAATTTGGTGGAATGACATTAAACAATCTTCCTACTGGAAAGAGTAGATATTTAACTAAGGATGAATACAAAGATTTAAGATCTTTTATAAACGCACAAGATGACTGACTTATCAAACATATTACGTCCACAAACTTTAAATGAGTTTATAGGACAAAAACATATAATCGGTAAAGATAAAACATTATATAAACTAATTGAGAAAAAAGAGATACCACATCTCTTTTTTTATGGTAAGCCAGGAACAGGTAAAACTACTTTAGCAAAAATCATTGCAAAAAATATCAATACAGACTATTATTACTTTAATGCAACAACAATAAAAATTGATGATTTAAGAAAGGTATTTATAAAATATAAAAATGCTTTACTTAAGCCTATCGTTTTTATTGATGAAGTGCATAGACTATCAAAGAATCAACAAGAAGTACTTCTTCCAATAATGGAAAATTATGAAGCAATTATAATCGGTGCAAGTACAGAAAACCCATTTTTTACATTAACTAATGCAATAAGGTCTAGATCTTTTTTATATGAATTCAAAGCCTTTACTAAAGAAGAGATGGAAGAGGTTTTAAAAAGAACATTTAACTATATTGATTATACGATAGATAAGGATGCTAGAGAGTATTTAATCTTATCAAGTAGTGGTGATGCAAGGGCAATGCTTAATTTGCTTAATTTCGCCGTTAAAATTGATTCTCACATAACAATGAAAATATTAAAAGAACTAAGAGAATATCCTATTGGAGATGGAGTTAGTTCAAAAGATAGTCACTATGATTTAGCAAGTGCTATGATTAAATCAATTAGAGGTTCTGATGTAGATGCAGCACTTTATTATATGGCAAGACTAATTGATGGCGGAGAGAGTGTTGAATTTATTACTAGAAGATTAGTTATTCATGCAAGTGAAGATATTGGAAATGCAAATCCAAATGCACTTACTATGGCAGTAAATACTATGGTTGCAACATCAAAAATAGGATATCCAGAAAGTAGGATTATACTTTCTCAATGTATTATTTATTTAACTTCATGTCCTAAATCAAATGCTTCATATATGGGTATTAATAAAGCACTTGGTGATGTACAAAATGGTAGAATATTAGAGATTCCAAAACACCTAAGAGATAGTCATATTGGATATAAATATCCCCATGATTATGGTGGATGGGTAGAACAGCAATATTTAGTTGAACCAACAAGATATTATGATTCATTAAATGTTGGCTATGAAAAAACATTAAATGAGTGGCTGAAAAAAATTAAAAATAAAGACTTAGGGGAAAAATAGATGGACTTTCTTTTAGATTACTATTTGTGGATACTTGTTTTTCATATAGTAGCAGTGATGTCGTGGATGGCAATGTTATTTTATCAACCAAGACTTTATGTATATCATACAGAGCATAAAGATAAAAAAGAGTTTGTAGAAGTTGTTAAAATACAAGAATTAAAAATGTATAAATACATTGGTATGCCAGCTATGTGGGCAACTTTAGTTAGTGGATTTTTAATGGTAGCTATTAATCCTGATTTATTAAAAGGAGATGGTTGGCTTCATGCAAAGATATTTTTTGTATTACTTCTTGTTGCTTACTCTTTTTCTTTGGGATATTATAGAAAAGAGCTTGAAAAAGGAAACTATAAAAAAGAAGGAAAATTTTTTAGAGCTTATAATGAAGTTCCAACAGTATTAGCAGTTCTTATTGTTGGATATGTAGTGACAAAAACTTTTTCACTTAGTTTTACAATTATTACTTTATTAATAGGAAGTTTTATAATATATAAAGTATTAAACCAAAAATCAAAAGAAAAGAAGAATTAATGAGTTTTGAAAAAGTTTATGTTCTAGATACAAATATTTTACTTGAAGATGCAACAAATATTTTTAAGTTAAGTGATGAAAAAAAGAATTTAATTGTTTTACCAGAAACAGTACTTGATGAAATTGATAGCAAAAAAAGTGGTTTTGATGAGATAAACTTTCAAGCAAGAGAGTTTGCAAGAATCTTAGAAAATTCGAAAATCATTGGCACAAAAAAAGAAGAAAACTTTAAAATAGTAAGACTAGAGATACATAGCCAAAAAGAGGCAATAATAGATATTATTTCATGTGAAGAGTATGATATAAATACTAAAAATGTAGCTTTAAATATTATAAATGATAGAAAAATACTTGAAGTAGGACTTTTTGCAAAAAGACACTATGATGAAAATACAACTTTTCTTTCTTTAGATATTATGGCAAGAACTAGAGCTGTATCTTTAGATTTAAATACTGATTCTTTACTTGGTTCAAATCAAGAAGATTTTAATTATGAGTTTATTAAAACTATTGAAATAAAGTTTGAAGATACAGAGCATTTAGATAATACTTTAATCACTGAATTAGATAGTGAATATGCACCCCACAATTTTAATTACTGTTTTAAAGTAAAAAGTTCAGACCAAGTTATTCTTGCTACAGTTCAAAATAAAAGAGTAGTTTTATTAGATGAAGGGGAAATGAGAAATCAAATTATTACTCCTTTAAATAAAGAGCAACTATTCTTTTCATGTGGAATACTATCTCATTTTTATAATGTACTTATTGTTGAAGCAAAAGCAGGTTCTGGTAAAACTTTACTTGCATTAAGTGGAGCATTAAAGTTAATTAGACAAAAAAACTATCAAAGAGTAATTTACATTAGAAACTCAATTGAATCCCTTGACAAAGGTGAAGATGTAGGATATTTACCTGGATATGAAGAGAAATTTAGAATCTATAATCACCCATTAATGGATAGTTTAGACTATATAATTAGAACAGAGCATAAAAGAAGACAAGCAAATAAAAAGAATGCAGAGAATATTCAAGAGTTAGATGATCAAGAAGTAACTCAAAGAATAGAACAAATGATTCAAAACTATGGAATAGAGACAATGTGGGTAGGGGAAATGAGAGGAAGAACTCTTTCTAATGCCTTTGTTATAATTGATGAAGCACAAAATATGTCAAACAAAACTATGCAAATGGTTTTATCTAGAGTTGATAATACTTGTAAAGTTGTAATTTTAGGAAGTAATAAACAAATTGATAACTTCTATGTAAATAAACATACAAATGCATTAACTACTCTTTTAAAATCTACAAAAAATGAAAACTCACTTATAAATATCTTTGCAATTAGGTTACAAAAAGTATTAAGAGGTCCAATTACTGAATGGGCAGAGCAGATATTTACTTCAAAAAATAGATAATTTATTAAAAATTAGATACCTTTATGTATTAAAATATGTAAAGGTATTCAAATGAAAATTGTATTTTTAGACACAAAAACTTTAGGAAATGATATTTCACTTGATAAGTTTGAAACTTTAGGTGAAGTAATAAAATATGAAACTACAAATTCACGTGAAACATTGCAAAGAGTCCAAGATTGTGATGTAGTAGTTACAAATAAAGTAGTACTTTCAAAAGAAATAATAGAAAAATCAAATTTTAAACTTATTTGTATAACTGCAACAGGAACTAATAATGTTGACCTAGAAGCAGCTGCTAAAGCAAATATTGAAGTTAAAAATGTAACTGACTATTCCACTTCAAGTGTAGCCCAACTAACAATAACTTTAGTGTTAGAGCTTATTCAAAAGATTTCCTATTATAAAGAGTATGTTGATTCTCTTCAATGGTCAAGAAGCAATCTTTTCACACATGTTGACAAACCATTCTTTGAATTAAAAAACAAAAAATGGGGAATAATTGGACTTGGTAATATTGGAAAAGAAGTTGCAAAAATAGCAAATGCCTTTGGAAGTGAAGTTAATTATTATTCTACTTCTGGTAAGAATTTAAATACAGATTATAATAATATAAGTCTAGAAGAGCTACTTAAAACTTCAGATATAATTACAATACATTCTCCACTTAATGATTCAACATACAATTTGCTAAATAAAACAAATTTAAGTTTGCTAAAAGAAGATGCTATTTTAGTAAATGTAGGGCGTGGTGGAATTATAAATGAAGATGATTTATCTGCAAAGCTAGATTCAACTAAAAGCTTATATTGTGGGCTTGATGTTGTAGAAAAAGAGCCAATTGAAGAGAGTAGTCCATTATTAAAAATCAAAAATAAAGACAGATTAATTTTAACACCACATATTGCATGGTCATCAATAGAAGCTAGGACAACTTT
Coding sequences within it:
- a CDS encoding SIS domain-containing protein, with amino-acid sequence MDFNKIASDVLEIEANELLLAAKNIKDFDIEKAVDLVVSCKGKLIVTGVGKSGLVGAKIAATLASTGTSSFFLHPTEAMHGDLGMIGKNDIVLAISYSGESEELIQLLPHLKRFDIPLIAMAKTKESTLGKYSDFFINISVSKEACPLDTAPTSSTTLTMAMGDALAVCLMKKRDFKKEDFASFHPGGSLGKKLFIKVDDLLRRDNLPVVSRETKLKDAIVTMSEGRLGSILIVDENSRLSSVLSDGDLRRALMSNDFSLDCKIEDISTKNPKTVKDKNILASDALRIIEEYKIQVLIVTDEEGKVEGILHIHDLIEAGIK
- a CDS encoding replication-associated recombination protein A, producing MTDLSNILRPQTLNEFIGQKHIIGKDKTLYKLIEKKEIPHLFFYGKPGTGKTTLAKIIAKNINTDYYYFNATTIKIDDLRKVFIKYKNALLKPIVFIDEVHRLSKNQQEVLLPIMENYEAIIIGASTENPFFTLTNAIRSRSFLYEFKAFTKEEMEEVLKRTFNYIDYTIDKDAREYLILSSSGDARAMLNLLNFAVKIDSHITMKILKELREYPIGDGVSSKDSHYDLASAMIKSIRGSDVDAALYYMARLIDGGESVEFITRRLVIHASEDIGNANPNALTMAVNTMVATSKIGYPESRIILSQCIIYLTSCPKSNASYMGINKALGDVQNGRILEIPKHLRDSHIGYKYPHDYGGWVEQQYLVEPTRYYDSLNVGYEKTLNEWLKKIKNKDLGEK
- the hemJ gene encoding protoporphyrinogen oxidase HemJ; amino-acid sequence: MDFLLDYYLWILVFHIVAVMSWMAMLFYQPRLYVYHTEHKDKKEFVEVVKIQELKMYKYIGMPAMWATLVSGFLMVAINPDLLKGDGWLHAKIFFVLLLVAYSFSLGYYRKELEKGNYKKEGKFFRAYNEVPTVLAVLIVGYVVTKTFSLSFTIITLLIGSFIIYKVLNQKSKEKKN
- the rsmA gene encoding 16S rRNA (adenine(1518)-N(6)/adenine(1519)-N(6))-dimethyltransferase RsmA; the encoded protein is MVKAKKKFGQNFLKDSTVLDRIIQSMPKNDNKIVEIGPGLGDLTEKLVKYKDTLAYEVDTDLIGILKTKFAIDIHEKRFELIHTDVLKAWNEKSTLYEGSYDLIANLPYYIATNIILRAIEDENCENIIVMIQKEVALKFAASEGEKEFSGLGVITKLASKEARILFDVPPESFEPAPKVMSSILFIKKDLDVKLDKSFLKFLKVCFSQPRKKLIKNLSSVYDKKLLSDVYSDLELIETLRPHELNASLYSQMYTKVKNGKQRS
- a CDS encoding PhoH family protein, coding for MSFEKVYVLDTNILLEDATNIFKLSDEKKNLIVLPETVLDEIDSKKSGFDEINFQAREFARILENSKIIGTKKEENFKIVRLEIHSQKEAIIDIISCEEYDINTKNVALNIINDRKILEVGLFAKRHYDENTTFLSLDIMARTRAVSLDLNTDSLLGSNQEDFNYEFIKTIEIKFEDTEHLDNTLITELDSEYAPHNFNYCFKVKSSDQVILATVQNKRVVLLDEGEMRNQIITPLNKEQLFFSCGILSHFYNVLIVEAKAGSGKTLLALSGALKLIRQKNYQRVIYIRNSIESLDKGEDVGYLPGYEEKFRIYNHPLMDSLDYIIRTEHKRRQANKKNAENIQELDDQEVTQRIEQMIQNYGIETMWVGEMRGRTLSNAFVIIDEAQNMSNKTMQMVLSRVDNTCKVVILGSNKQIDNFYVNKHTNALTTLLKSTKNENSLINIFAIRLQKVLRGPITEWAEQIFTSKNR
- a CDS encoding D-2-hydroxyacid dehydrogenase, giving the protein MKIVFLDTKTLGNDISLDKFETLGEVIKYETTNSRETLQRVQDCDVVVTNKVVLSKEIIEKSNFKLICITATGTNNVDLEAAAKANIEVKNVTDYSTSSVAQLTITLVLELIQKISYYKEYVDSLQWSRSNLFTHVDKPFFELKNKKWGIIGLGNIGKEVAKIANAFGSEVNYYSTSGKNLNTDYNNISLEELLKTSDIITIHSPLNDSTYNLLNKTNLSLLKEDAILVNVGRGGIINEDDLSAKLDSTKSLYCGLDVVEKEPIEESSPLLKIKNKDRLILTPHIAWSSIEARTTLINKVFDNIKSFVL
- a CDS encoding ribonuclease J, giving the protein MENNEVKVQVQEQNENKPKQQQQEKKQTTNKPNNQNQKTDKSDKKVYNKKRRPTNNRAKTNASKSTKTWNADLRKAYIINEKSHKNRLNPHNKLNLSTNAKVRITPLGGLGEIGGNMMVIETENNAVIVDVGMSFPDENMHGVDILIPDFTYIREIKDKIEAVIITHGHEDHIGAMPYLYKEMQFPIYGTSLPLEMIGSKFDEHKMKEYRKLFRPVEKRVPIKIGDFEIEWIHITHSIIDSSSLAITTEAGTIIHTGDFKIDHTPIDGFPTDLHRFAHYGEKGVLLLMSDSTNSHSPGFTKTEKTVGPTFDRLFSTSKGRVIMSTFSSNIHRVAQAIEHGIKYGRKICVIGRSMEKNLDIAMSLGYIKFPKDQFIDAHEVNKYEDKEVLIVTTGSQGESMSALYRMSIHEHRHVKIKPGDQIILSAKAIPGNEASVSGIINHLLKAGAQVAYQDFSEIHVSGHAAQEEQKLMIRLVKPKFFMPIHGEYNHALKHAKTGIDCGVLERNTYIMSDGEQVEVTPKYLKKARSVKTGKVYIDNQMNHKIADDIVIDRQTMANEGVVMIVGQVNANDRKMETKPKVTSFGLVPNKQDRNFAKEIEDILETFLQNAREGVFKNNRYLEDELRKVVRKHCFRKYKKYPMIVPTLFVQ
- a CDS encoding pseudouridine synthase — encoded protein: MKKQEEETTELTRLNKFISHNSSYSRREADKIIEEGRVTINGKPVTNLSTKVSPNDEVKIGKKLIKEDKNRMYTVIMYNKPKGELVTKNDPQGRKTVFDSLDKKYKHFMPIGRLDYASEGLILLTDSVDVANKLMHSKLERIYKIKVDGEIHPKVEEAMLHGLELEDASTGAHEKSKIKSMNFEPFVAYQILTNNKNFSKLKVAITEGKNRELRRFFGHFGLNVMDLKRFEFGGMTLNNLPTGKSRYLTKDEYKDLRSFINAQDD